Proteins found in one Tamandua tetradactyla isolate mTamTet1 chromosome 3, mTamTet1.pri, whole genome shotgun sequence genomic segment:
- the KLHL23 gene encoding kelch-like protein 23 isoform X1, whose amino-acid sequence MVCQSTTECSAGWDGIYGKSLARTFSFSAFILRFLLHLSVTMRARAAMALKGQEDYIYLFKDSSHPVDTLDAFRTFYLDGLFTDITLQCPSGIIFHCHRAVLAACSNYFKAMFTADMKEKFKNKIKLSGIHHDILEGLVNYAYTSQIEITKRNVQSLLEAADLLQFLSVKKACEQFLVRHLDIDNCIGMHSFAEFHVCPELEKESRRILCSRFKEVWQQEEFLEISLEKFLFILSRKNLSVWKEEAVIEPVIKWTAHDVENRIECLYNLLSYINIDVDPVYLKTALGLQRSCLLTENKIRSLIYNALNPMHKEISQRSTATMYIIGGYYWHPLSEVHIWDPLTNVWIQGAEIPDYTRESYGVTCLGPHIYVTGGYRTDNIEALDTVWLYNSESDEWTEGLPMLNARYYHCAVTLGGCVYALGGYRKGAPAEEAEFYDPLKEKWIPIANMIKGVGNATACVLHDVIYVIGGHCGYRGSCTYDKVQSYNSDINEWSLITSSPHPEYGLCSVPFENKLYLVGGQTTITECYDPEQTEWREIAPMMERRMECGAVIMNGCIYVTGGYSYSKGTYLQSIEKYDPDLNKWEIVGNLPSAMRSHGCVCVYNV is encoded by the exons ATGGTATGCCAATCAACCACTGAGTGCTCTGCTGGATGGGATGGCATTTATGGAAAGTCGTTGGCGAGGACCTTTAGTTTTTCTGCATTCATTCTGCGCTTTCTCCTCCACCTCTCCGTCACCATGAGAGCCCGGGCTG CCATGGCTCTGAAAGGACAAGAAgattatatttatcttttcaaggaTTCATCGCATCCAGTGGATACTCTGGATGCATTCAGAACATTTTACTTGGATGGATTATTTACTGATATTACCCTTCAGTGCCCTTCCGGCATAATCTTCCATTGTCACCGAGCTGTTTTAGCTGCTTGCAGCAATTATTTTAAGGCAATGTTCACAGCtgacatgaaagaaaaatttaaaaataaaatcaaactctCTGGCATCCACCATGATATTCTGGAAGGCCTTGTAAATTATGCATACACTTCCCAGAttgaaataactaaaagaaatgtTCAGAGCCTGCTTGAAGCAGCAGATTTGTTACAGTTCCTTTCAGTAAAGAAGGCTTGTGAGCAGTTTTTAGTAAGGCACCTGGATATTGATAATTGTATTGGAATGCACTCCTTTGCAGAATTTCATGTGTGTCCAGAACTAGAAAAGGAATCTCGAAGAATACTATGTTCAAGGTTTAAGGAAGTATGGCAACAAGAAGAATTTCTGGAAATCAGCCTTGAAAAGTTTCTATTTATCTTGTCCAGAAAGAATCTTAGTGTTTGGAAAGAAGAAGCTGTCATAGAGCCAGTTATTAAGTGGACTGCTCATGATGTAGAAAATCGAATTGAATGCTTATATAATCTACTAAGCTATATCAACATAGATGTAGATCCAGTATACTTAAAAACAGCTTTAGGTCTTCAAAGAAGCTGCCTATTAACCGAAAACAAGATACGATCTCTAATATACAACGCTTTGAATCCCATGCATAAAGAGATTTCCCAGAGATCCACAGCCACAATGTATATCATTGGAGGctattactggcatcctttatcAGAGGTTCACATATGGGATCCTTTGACAAATGTTTGGATTCAAGGAGcagaaataccagattatactaGGGAAAGCTATGGTGTAACATGTTTGGGACCCCACATTTATGTTACTGGGGGTTACAGGACGGATAACATAGAAGCTCTTGACACAGTATGGCTCTATAACAGTGAAAGTGATGAATGGACAGAAGGCTTGCCAATGCTCAATGCCAGGTATTACCACTGTGCGGTCACATTGGGTGGTTGTGTCTATGCTTTAGGAGGTTATAGAAAAGGGGCTCCAGCAGAGGAGGCTGAGTTCTATGacccattaaaagaaaaatggattccTATTGCAAACATGATTAAAG GTGTGGGAAATGCTACTGCCTGTGTCTTACATGACGTTATCTACGTCATTGGTGGCCACTGCGGCTACAGAGGAAGCTGCACCTATGACAAGGTCCAGAGCTATAACTCGGATATCAATGAATGGAGCCTCATCACCTCCAGTCCCCATCCAG aaTATGGACTGTGTTCAGTTCCATTTGAAAATAAGCTCTATCTAGTTGGCGGACAAACTACAATCACGGAATGCTATGATCCTGAACAAACTGAATGGAGAGAAATAGCTCCCATGATGGAACGGAGGATGGAATGTGGTGCTGTGATCATGAATGGATGCATTTATGTCACTGGAGGGTATTCCTACTCAAAAGGAACATATCTTCAGAGCATTGAGAAATATGATCCAGATCTTAATAAGTGGGAAATAGTGGGTAATCTTCCAAGTGCCATGCGGTCCCAtggatgtgtttgtgtgtataatgTCTGA
- the KLHL23 gene encoding kelch-like protein 23 isoform X2 — protein sequence MALKGQEDYIYLFKDSSHPVDTLDAFRTFYLDGLFTDITLQCPSGIIFHCHRAVLAACSNYFKAMFTADMKEKFKNKIKLSGIHHDILEGLVNYAYTSQIEITKRNVQSLLEAADLLQFLSVKKACEQFLVRHLDIDNCIGMHSFAEFHVCPELEKESRRILCSRFKEVWQQEEFLEISLEKFLFILSRKNLSVWKEEAVIEPVIKWTAHDVENRIECLYNLLSYINIDVDPVYLKTALGLQRSCLLTENKIRSLIYNALNPMHKEISQRSTATMYIIGGYYWHPLSEVHIWDPLTNVWIQGAEIPDYTRESYGVTCLGPHIYVTGGYRTDNIEALDTVWLYNSESDEWTEGLPMLNARYYHCAVTLGGCVYALGGYRKGAPAEEAEFYDPLKEKWIPIANMIKGVGNATACVLHDVIYVIGGHCGYRGSCTYDKVQSYNSDINEWSLITSSPHPEYGLCSVPFENKLYLVGGQTTITECYDPEQTEWREIAPMMERRMECGAVIMNGCIYVTGGYSYSKGTYLQSIEKYDPDLNKWEIVGNLPSAMRSHGCVCVYNV from the exons ATGGCTCTGAAAGGACAAGAAgattatatttatcttttcaaggaTTCATCGCATCCAGTGGATACTCTGGATGCATTCAGAACATTTTACTTGGATGGATTATTTACTGATATTACCCTTCAGTGCCCTTCCGGCATAATCTTCCATTGTCACCGAGCTGTTTTAGCTGCTTGCAGCAATTATTTTAAGGCAATGTTCACAGCtgacatgaaagaaaaatttaaaaataaaatcaaactctCTGGCATCCACCATGATATTCTGGAAGGCCTTGTAAATTATGCATACACTTCCCAGAttgaaataactaaaagaaatgtTCAGAGCCTGCTTGAAGCAGCAGATTTGTTACAGTTCCTTTCAGTAAAGAAGGCTTGTGAGCAGTTTTTAGTAAGGCACCTGGATATTGATAATTGTATTGGAATGCACTCCTTTGCAGAATTTCATGTGTGTCCAGAACTAGAAAAGGAATCTCGAAGAATACTATGTTCAAGGTTTAAGGAAGTATGGCAACAAGAAGAATTTCTGGAAATCAGCCTTGAAAAGTTTCTATTTATCTTGTCCAGAAAGAATCTTAGTGTTTGGAAAGAAGAAGCTGTCATAGAGCCAGTTATTAAGTGGACTGCTCATGATGTAGAAAATCGAATTGAATGCTTATATAATCTACTAAGCTATATCAACATAGATGTAGATCCAGTATACTTAAAAACAGCTTTAGGTCTTCAAAGAAGCTGCCTATTAACCGAAAACAAGATACGATCTCTAATATACAACGCTTTGAATCCCATGCATAAAGAGATTTCCCAGAGATCCACAGCCACAATGTATATCATTGGAGGctattactggcatcctttatcAGAGGTTCACATATGGGATCCTTTGACAAATGTTTGGATTCAAGGAGcagaaataccagattatactaGGGAAAGCTATGGTGTAACATGTTTGGGACCCCACATTTATGTTACTGGGGGTTACAGGACGGATAACATAGAAGCTCTTGACACAGTATGGCTCTATAACAGTGAAAGTGATGAATGGACAGAAGGCTTGCCAATGCTCAATGCCAGGTATTACCACTGTGCGGTCACATTGGGTGGTTGTGTCTATGCTTTAGGAGGTTATAGAAAAGGGGCTCCAGCAGAGGAGGCTGAGTTCTATGacccattaaaagaaaaatggattccTATTGCAAACATGATTAAAG GTGTGGGAAATGCTACTGCCTGTGTCTTACATGACGTTATCTACGTCATTGGTGGCCACTGCGGCTACAGAGGAAGCTGCACCTATGACAAGGTCCAGAGCTATAACTCGGATATCAATGAATGGAGCCTCATCACCTCCAGTCCCCATCCAG aaTATGGACTGTGTTCAGTTCCATTTGAAAATAAGCTCTATCTAGTTGGCGGACAAACTACAATCACGGAATGCTATGATCCTGAACAAACTGAATGGAGAGAAATAGCTCCCATGATGGAACGGAGGATGGAATGTGGTGCTGTGATCATGAATGGATGCATTTATGTCACTGGAGGGTATTCCTACTCAAAAGGAACATATCTTCAGAGCATTGAGAAATATGATCCAGATCTTAATAAGTGGGAAATAGTGGGTAATCTTCCAAGTGCCATGCGGTCCCAtggatgtgtttgtgtgtataatgTCTGA